The following DNA comes from Cyprinus carpio isolate SPL01 chromosome A4, ASM1834038v1, whole genome shotgun sequence.
tgctggCGGTCGGCGGGTGGCGTGTCCTGATGTTGGGCAGCTGGCAGCGGCGTGGATGCGGGAGGCAGTGGGGGGGTGGGGATCTGCAGCGGGGCGGGGGGAGGCAGGGGTGTCGGGGTGGGCGGGGCTTCTGTCACCACCGGTTTGGGCACATAATCTGAGCGCTGTCTGAACGGGACAAACAGCAGTCAGATACTGAACACGGCTGAAATCAAGACCACATGAAACCAGCGCCGCGCTGATGCACTTCCTGTTCACACAGGACATGCTGAAGAGTTCATGCTTTGGGCATGCTTTAATCACATGATCAACTTTTGCCTTACATGAGCCACACATGAGCTCGTCAAAGCCACAAATCTGATTTCATGAGGTCTctaaggggctgttcacacagaatgtgttttttcattCCAATGCACTACTTTTCCATGCAGATGGACATCGTATGAACATTGTTCTCGCATCTCGCACATGAGCGCATCGTTTTTAAGACGCTCATTAATGTTCgttccaaaacagtggaccaatcagaagcccCCGGAGGCGGGGCAAGCATTGTTTACAGTAGCAGTAGTTTTATTTGACGGCAACATGACTTAGGAGGCATtctgcacttttttaaaaaccattcgcGTTTTTAGACACAGAGATGCATTTTGTGTGAACGGCTCCTAACACACAGATCAGCAGTAGTTTATAAtttatactatattaataattctaatgCCTAACCAGCCTCTACACAGACTGATAATATACACTGTATGTCAAAACTCTCTATAAAAAACATACTGAGACGACTGATTATGAGGGTTTACTGACTGCAAGTCAGAATAATCCAGTTACCTCGTTTAACTCGCCCAGTAATTGTTGAGAGAAAAATGAAGAGTGACATGAAAATGAAattcaacaacaaacacacacacagcaaataaaacaaacacacaacaaataaaacacgcacacacacacgcatactcacgcacacacacacacagcaaataaaacacgcacacacacatacacacacacactcagtcacacgcacacagcaaataaaacacacaaacacgcacacacacacacacacacacacgcacatagcAAATAAAACACGTGCACACAgcaaataaaacacactcacacacactcacacacacacacacacacactcacacacagcaaataaaacacacacacacacacacacacacacatacactcacacacagcaaataaaacacacaaacacgcacacacacacacagacacacacgcacatagcaaataaaacaaacacacacacatgcacacacactcacttttaCAATTTaccatttatgaaaaaaaaaaaaaaaaaaaaatttattacatttttacaaatgaggaagTCCCTAAAAGGAGGTTTTGGGAGGCTTAACCCACTTCTGTGTACAAATATGTCCCCAAAATATGATtaaggagacacacacacacacacacacacacacagggagatAAACTGAACTAATGcaggaaatcaaaacaaatgaacacacacacacaaactcgttTACCTTAAACAACTCAAATTCCTTTTTTGGCATCATTAGCTTTAAGATGAAAAGATGAACACAAACAATAATTCAATGACGTGGCAAAACAAGGAGATGAAATGAAACTGAAGACAAAGCATGCAGACAGAAGCAGAACATGAAgtgtctcgtgtgtgtgtgtgtgtgtgtgtgtcacctgtaTGGTGTGGCTGTAGATGGGCTCCCCGCGGCCCGTCACGTCCACTGCCCTGCTGATCTCCAGGATGTTGTTTGGCACGTATCCCGAAGCGCCCGTCACGTTACGCACCTTCCACCACTGCTTCCTGTCATCCAGCACCTGACGGCCAATCAGATCGACACGTCACCTGACACATCATCagtcacatcatcatcatcctcacgtGACGTACCTCCACCACCTCGTCTTTCATCACAGACAGTTCAGTGTTGTTTCTGGCCACAAAGTCGTATCTAGATTTGGCAAAGTTTCTCTGCGTCCGGCCGTGAGCCTCCAGGTTCCTGAAGAGAAAGAGTCAAAGAACCTCCACAAATGAGACACTGCCAAAAATCAGGTTTGCCTCGTTTTTCAGTACTAACAGACAGATTCacctgagaagcaaaatgacttaaaaaattacttttctgAAATTATAGTCAAAATTAAGTGACTTtaatcttaaaacaaaaacaacaaatatctcCTAATGTGGTcggaaaaataaaacttttttttcaatttttttatcaaattagcTGTTAATGCAAAAAGCATACATTTTGTCAAAAGCGTGTGTTTTTATtggaattatattaataaatataacaaataattacataataattcaCACTCATTTCCTTTagtaaatctattttatacaagGTGCATAAATAGGACAAAATGTCCCCATTAAAACGGCTGTATTAAACACCATTTcataatgctttcattctgtTGGCAAGTCCTAATAGGCTTTCATTCTGTTGGCAAGTGTTTCTTCAGCTTTTTATTCTTTTCCACCGTACTGCAACATTTTCTCAGGTTTGGTGCAAGTACTTGTTCTGTTCCTGTTTTATACTTCTGCTGGAAAAAAAAGGCCAAATGAATCGAAATGATGTAATtataattgtgtgggtgtgttggtgtggtttatatgtgtgtgtgtgtgtgtgtgtgtgtgtgtgtgtgtgtgtgtgtgtgtgtgtgtgtgtgtgtgtgtgtggagaaaactgttttttttttttatgtggaaaaaagtttttttttaaaatcttaattaattaaaaaaagtagttttttttatttaaaatcttttttaaaccttttttaaacccaaaactataataattatatatatatatatataaaaaaatatatatataaaaaaaaaatctgcttagcATTTAGTATactgaaaataatagttttttggtgtgttttttaaactttattccttaagtaattttgcttctcaagtaaagtATCTTGGTTTAACAATGTTGGCATATTTGTACtgcaaaacaagacagaaatactgagcaAGAACatgattttttgcagtgcaatCTCTTAAACACAAGCTCACTCTCTCTAAATGTTGAATCTACTGATGAATGTCATTATTGACCGACTGCCGCCGCCGTGGAGGAGCGTCTCAGAGCTCGAGAACGAGACGGGAAGAGAGCCTTTACTCTGTCTGAAGACGTTTTAACAGAATGAGAGTTCAGGTAAGAGCTGAGAGTTTAGTGGAGTTCGAGAAGCAGAATGAACCCAGAACAGACCCAGAAGCGGAGTGCGCAGTGAGCCGGTTCTCCAGGGCGCGCGGTGCGGTCGCTTGTTCCCAGGTGGGTTTTACCTATCTACATGACGGCTGACCGCGTGTTTAAAAGCAGCCACGGCCATGTCTTGCTCCAGCAGGTGCAAACGCTTGTAAGAAGTGTTACTGTAGCCGTACCCGTCTGCGCCGGGGAAGTCCTGGACCAGCAGCTGCTGTCGGGAGAGAATAAAAATGCTTTCACTTCATCAAATACTTCACAGCATCACATCATACGTGTTAAAGGTGAAAGTGCTTCTCACGTCCACAGGTCTCTGAACCTCGTTCTGCGCCGCGCCGAGCCTCTCTGCCAGCTGAGCCACGTCCTGCTCACGAGACACCAGCACCGGCGGCTCCCAGCCGTCTCGGAAACACAGCGTGTGCGGCGGAAACGGGTGATCCTTCGGCCACTCCAACCTCCACACAAGACAAATATATCTCtaaagtgcttttcacaatacacatgctttttttttgttctgttaacagattcaaatattatttggttttgttctgttaaaatatttaaatatcagttaGTTTTGTtctgctaaaatgttttaatatcggttggttttgttctgttaaaatatttaaatacctgTTAGTTTTGTTCTgctaaaattttttaatatcGGTTGGTTTCGTtctgttaaattttttaaatatcagttcattttgttctgctaaaatattttaatatcggTTGGTTTCgttctgttaaaatatttaaatatcagttaGTTTTCtgcttaaattttttaatatcgGTTGGTTTctttctgttaaaatatttaaatatcggttggttttgttctgctaaaatgttttaatatcggTTGGTTTCgttctgttaaaatatttaaatatcagttcGTTTTCtgcttaaatgttttaatatcggttggtttttgttctgttaaaatatttaaatatcagttcGTTTTCtgcttaaatgttttaatatcggttggttttgttctgttaaaagatttaaatatctgttaGTTTTGttctgataaaaatgttttaatattggttggttttgttctgttaaaatatttaaatatcagttaGTTTTGTtctgctaaaatgttttaatatcggTTGGTTTCgttctgttaaaatatttaaatatcagttaGTTTTCtgcttaaatgttttaatatcggttggttttgttctgttaaaatatttaaatatcagttaGTTTTGTtctgctaaaatgttttaatatcggttagttttgttctgttaaaatatttaaatatcagttatATTTGTtctgctaaaatgttttaatatcggACGGTTTTGTTctgttaagagatttaaatatcggttGGTTTTGTTCTATTTAGAGATCTAATTATCGGTCAGTTTTGTactaataacacatttaaatgttggTTGGTTTTTGTTCTGTTAAGAGATTAAAATATCAGTCATATTTGTtctattaatacattaaaatagtcattttcaTTCTGTTTAGAGATTTAAATATAAGCTGgttttgttgttaaaatatttagatatcaGTTAATTTTGTttggttaaaatgtttaaatatcaaacagttttgttttgttaaaatatttaaacagttttgttctgctaaaatgttttaatatcagACGGTTTTGTTCTGTTAAGAGATTTAATTATCGGTCATATTTGTTctaatatgacatttaaatattggttggttttgttctgtTAAGAGATTAAAATATCGGTTGTGTTTGttctaaaaaatgtaaacatcagtcggttttgttaaattaagagatttaaatgttgtttgatttaatttaatttaaaagatttaaatatcagttcatttttttcccttaagagatttaaatacaagTTGGTTTTGttctgataaaatatttaaatatcagttttgttttgctaaaatgttttaatattggaCGTTTTTGTTCAGTTAAGAGACTTAAATATCGGTcagttttgttctattaagagagACGTTCCAGTACCTGCATTTGGTCCATCCGTCTCCCAGCGTGACCCACAGGTGTCTCTCCTCTGCCGAACCCGCCGCGTGCAGGAAGTCGATGGCTTCTCTGGTGAGGAGAGGAACGATCACGCTTTTAGCCAGATCCACTCCTCCAGACGTCTGGAtcacctgagacacacacacacacacacacacagacacgtcaGTCCGACAGAACGgctgttccacacacacacacacacacacacaatcagaagACGCACCAGTCTGAGAGGATTGAACAGGAAGTGGACCAGATCCACAGCGCTGGGGTTCTGAATGTGGTTCTTCAACTTCCCCTGGAACGACAAACAACAATCACATCACAGATGATCTAAATgagattttttctgtttttgggaTGGGGACCTGGCTATCATCACTCACCAGCAGGTTGAAGGCGTGTTTAAACTTCTGGAAACAGTCGATAAACTCGTCCTGAGACGGAGGTTTAGCTCTCAGCGTCAAAACTCCCTCTGATCGGAgacacacagcaaacacactcATGACACActgatgatgaggaggatgatgTGGATGTGTGATGTGAGGAGACGCTCACCTCCGGGTCCTCTCTTTTTGCTCTTCTTGGTTTTCTTGCGTTTGGAGAGCTCATTAAAGGCCTCGGCGGCTTTCTGCAGTTTGGTGACGAAGTGTTCGATGTCGTCCAGAATGTGATTGAGGATTTGCTGTAACACACGTCAGTATTTTACCATCtgctgctgacacacacacacacacacacacacacgtgactcTCGCACAACCATCAATCTGACTGAAAGTCTTCAGGATGACTTTTATCcactgcaaaatattattatattataaaattgcattataaaCTGCAATTTGTTTCCGCAgttcaaactgtatttttaattaaatcatgcACATACAGTTTCATGACCGCTAAAAACTATTTTTGGCCATGCATACTGTACAATCAATCaattatatctcaatattttcaaAGAATCTGCTGATGACTAAAATTAGATGATATTTTGCAGAGTGTTTTAGGCCTGTTGGGAACAGCTGACTCGTGAAGAcattcatattattcatattctctgtggtggtcagttcacagcagtgacagaaattaacttttttattaaagagCAATATTTGTCACCTTAAAATGATTTCCAGGGGCATTTTTACCTATATAGAGACTTATATCAATGCTTACAGATGCATGCATCCCCTTTTATGTCAAATTCTAaccttcaaaataattttaattagaacttaccaatcaaatgaaataattttcaaCAAAACACCTTAACATTGCAGAGGTGACAGAAGTGGCATTAACATATTCACAATGCATTTACAATTGCATAAATTATGCAATGTTTTTTAAtccaatatttaaataagaaattatttataatttgaactttttaattaaaaggtACTTTAAATATCAAACAAATCTTAATGAGTGAGCtgagtgagtcattcattcaaacgattcgttcaaactACAAAAGGAATGAAGCAActaaatgagtcactgaatcatttattcaactgaagattcattcagtaacgaatcactgctgtgtgttgctcagagactcGGTTCTGCTGGGGTTTCATTCTGAAATTTTCACTGgcgaaataaagcaaaaacaaacaattctGACAGTGTTGTGTCTAAAATCTAACCCACGATgttaacattgtttatttaacttttgtataaaataaatatcacagttGCAATCTTGCTGATATTTGGGAAAAAACGGCACTCTTGCTCATGTGATATTTTGATAAAACTACATCATACtatataaataagacaaaaactcATCAGGCGTAAAAATGCCAGTGTATCGTAAATTTTGGCAAATCCCCGAGGAATAGTAAAAACTATATAATGCTTAGTAGTTTTATGTTGGTAAAGTATTTAgatatgtctaaaaaaaaaaaaaaagtaaaaatatgactttttatgaCCTTAAATTTTAAAGATCAAATATAATACTtcttaagactttttaaggagcAGGAACAGTGTGTAAACACTCACCACATCTCTGTCCACTTGCGCTGCGCTCATCTCAGGAGAGCCATCCAGCTCTGTGTAATGTCTCTGTGGATCATctgaggacaaacacacacacattgagacTCTCAAACAGGAAGTCGAGCGTTAGGGACAGACACGCTTCCACTCACGTTCCTGCTGCTCATTGGTCCACGCAGACCAACTGGCCACCCGGCTCTTGGCGTCCGCTTGATTGACAGCTTCTGGAGGCTTGGGGGCGGGGCCTCCTGGGGGCGGAGGGATGGTCCCGTCGCTCTTCAGGATCATTCTGACGGGCACAGAGAAACGGATGCTGGGTAACCGTGGCAACAGGCATCTTCGTAAGCGACAAGCGCTGGACTTACTTCAGCACCTCCGGACGCTTCTTGACCTTCCCGCCCTTGTGGTCGCTGACGGCGCTCTCGATGTCCACGTGGATCAAATTGGCCTGAGGAAGTCAAAGCACACGGTCAGCACTGTGCGAACACGTGAACGCGCCGAACGCTGCGGTGATGCCCCACCTTGATGTCGTCGCACTGGAACAGGTGCAGGTCCGGTTTGCCCTGGCTGGACTCCTTACACACCAGCGCCAGGATGGAGTCGTAGCTGCAGGCGCTCATCACGGCCTGACAGTGCTGGATCGAGCCCAGAGGAAAGTTCTCCAGCTcgttctgaaacacacacacacacgtgatcaGGTCACACGCGTCTCATCGGGGGTCTGACAGCGGATCGGGGGGCTCGTACCTTGCTGTCGTGGTCGATGAGGCTGACGGCTTTCCCGTCCACCTGCAGGATCATGTCCTGCGTCCACACCTTCCCTTTAGCGTCCAGCAGACGCAGCTTCCTGATGCCGTCCTCGATGGTCAGCATCGCCTCCTTGCGGTCCATCACAAACGTGGTCAGATGCTGCAGGAGacaaaagtcaagtcacctttatttctatagcactttattgATTCAAAGCAGACAGAAAAGCACACAGAGCTTCTCAAATTtcctttcttcactttaaaattataaaaataaaaaaatcaatattcacTTTACAGGTAAAACTAAATGTGTTTCACAACTGATGAATTTTTGCAACGTtatcactgttattttcctgtttattacgaCGAAgctgcaagaaaaaaattaaatgattttcctgtttattacgaCGAAGCTGCTTTGTtatcactgttattttcctgtttattacgaCGAAGCTGCTTTGTATTGTATGAAGCGCTATAGAAATATAAGTGATTTTACTTTATGTCATGACGGGgttattatactaaaataaaacaaaaattaaaaaaaaactaataaaaataaattcaaatccaaaaaaaaaaacttgatgcactaaaataattaaaacttaacccagattctcatttttttttttttttttttttacatttagttaaacAAAGTCTAcacttgatgcactaaaataattaaaacttaaactgattaataaaaactatagccatatataaaaataacagaaactactaaaaatgctacttaaaattgctaaaactttagctaaaaaaaaaaacattctaaatattaataaaaactataatagcatcgcGATGAAGCTAAAATAACATGCTTCAGGACACAGAATTTACATTGCAGCCAAATTCATATTTATAccaattcattcatatttaaagggacagtgcacgCAGGAATGATCGTTCTGTCATCACTGACTCCTctaagactttctttcttctctaaaataagatattttgaagaacctttgcagaaccccactgactttcagtgCATggataacattttcaaaatatcttctatgatGTGATGGAGAGCAAATAATGCCTTGTATTGATCCTTTTAATGTCATCTGTGTTGTAATTTTCCTGGTTTCTGAGGATGAGTTCACGTGTTGATGCGTGTCTCACCTCCACGTGGTACTGTGACGTCTCCGTCAGGCTGTTGATGCTGTTTTTGGTGTAGTTCTTCCTTTGCTCTGAGGAAAGAGCAGATCTCGTTATGTAATCGCCGTCAGAAGCACACAAGCGCGTCCAGACGGAATCTGCAGTTATTCACGTCTTCTGCTCTTATTCTGTGATTCTGATCGGGAGCAGATTCAGTGTGGACGCGTAAGACTGAACACATCAGATCACACGCGTGTGAGGAGTCCATGACGCAGGAGCAGATTCAGCTGGGAAACTAGCAGGAGAGGAGAagactggacacacacacacacacacacacacacacagacacacacacacgcacacacacacaaacacacacacacacacacacacacacacacacactccatcagcTTCTAcctttctttttgtgtttggTGGAGGTGTGAAGGAAATACATTCCTTCTGTTCCtgagagcaaacacacacacacacacacacacacacacacacacacacacacacacacacacacacacatacacacacacacacacagagtgagtcTCTCTttgtgaattaaaattaaaatgccattcaaaaatttgggatcagtaagattttttatatttttttaagaagtttcttatgctcatcaaggctgcatctatttgatcaaaaatacagaaataaacttaatattgtgaaatattattgcaatttaaaataacaattttctattttaatataatttaaaatgtaatttatttctgtgatgcaaagctgtattttcagcatcattactccagtataaagtgtcacatgatcttcagaaattattctaatatgcagatttattattaatattgcaaacCGTTTTTGCTGcttactgttttttctttgatgaataaaaagtaaaaaaaaacagcatttatttaaaatcaaaaccttttgtaacaatatacgtctttactgtcacttattatcatctttttaacatctttgctgattaaaagtattaatttctttcagaaataaataaataaataaatttactgaccgcaaacttttgaacggtggtgtatattattagaaaatatttttattttaagtaaatgctgttcttttgtttactttttaatcatcaaagaatcttgaaaaagagtcacaggttccaaaacataatatttctgaaggatcatgtgacactgaagactgctgaaattcagctttgcatcacaggaataaattatattttacaatatattcagaaaaaaaaaaacaacacaataatgctgtttttactgcatttttgaccaaataaatgcagccttaaagagcagaagaaacatctctaaaaaatattaaaactcttaCTGATCCCTTTTTAATGACAATAAAAGGCtttaaaccacatttaaatacaataaaaggcATTTTCCTCCCATTTTGATTATTGCAATgcgaaaacacaataaaatattacttaaacatcaaataaataattttaactaaaatgtattatacatcaCGATAATATCTGTCGGCTTTACTTAAATTCTTCACATTACAGTATTTCTTAAATTGAGAATAACTgatttgaactgaattgatcCGAAAAATGACTCTGTTGTCTTATGTTGAGCTAACTGATGAATTCTACAACATGAACACTGAAATGacttgaataaaaatgtattattattattattattgtggtgaAATATGAGTCAGACGTGTTCTCGTGCGATTCTCCCGAACACAGTAGAACTATGAATCCCTTCTGGGAACCAGACGAGAGAGCAAACGCTCAACGTCTTCATCATGTTCTTTACGTCACACACTGGATAACACAATCCCATAATCCCTCCCGGAGCGCGTTGTCATGGTGACACAGAAGGGTTCAGGGGTTCAGGGGTGCTGCAGTTCCCTCAGCAGACAGCAGGGGGACACACGTACCGTACAGAGCTTTTCCACCCGACTTTTTGGCAGAAACATCTGGAGACAGTGATCTGTGaccgctgagagagagagagagagagagagagagttagtacACTAGCGCTCATCCATACTCACACTTTCTCTGCTGTTCTTCTAGGACTGAAGTGAATTAATAATCACTGTGACCGTGTTCTGTCCTCAGTCACTCacggcctgtgtgtgtgtgtgtgtgttatagtgtgtgtgtgtgtgtgtgtgtgtgcgagcggaCACTCGATCTGTTTCATTGTGTAAGTCACACTAATCGTGCGACAGATCAATAATGAATGTGTTCTATAGATCAGGAGCAGAGGAAACATCAATCCCAGttacacacaacataaaaaaaaactagaattaAGAAAGTGACAAAAGTGAGAGTCCTGGTCAGTGACCactgcaaatgtgacattgatttgatacaacagttcaaaaaactagaattaataatgtgttacattttaaacacaggATTGTCAGTTTTTGCTAAATTTATTGCAAACAGATCCAATCAAAGCCGCAGCAGAACCGTCGTGCATCTCTGATCGATTCGATGCTGAATGAATCGACAGgtttgaatgaatcgagtgagtcagtgattcagtgactcattcataaagtcagtcactgaatgaatcagccgtttgaacaaatcggttgaatgaatgattcgcCGTCACCTACTGActctttcactttcatatttacagtatcttttcattaaaataaaaaaaatcatattttagtatttattttgtttaaatgtcattaattacttatgCAATGCTGAAAAATTATTTACTTCTAAAGATTGTAAATTTACTTACAATCATGACTGTAAATGATCTTTTTGggggttaatttattttaataaattgatgtgatgGATTGACTTACTTCATCTGCGAGGACTGCGCTGTGACTCCGCTGTATCCGTTCATGTCTGGACTTTGCATTGCGCTCACAGATCCTTCACTGCAACACAA
Coding sequences within:
- the LOC109065339 gene encoding epidermal growth factor receptor kinase substrate 8-like isoform X5, which codes for MQSPDMNGYSGVTAQSSQMNGHRSLSPDVSAKKSGGKALYGTEGMYFLHTSTKHKKKEQRKNYTKNSINSLTETSQYHVEHLTTFVMDRKEAMLTIEDGIRKLRLLDAKGKVWTQDMILQVDGKAVSLIDHDSKNELENFPLGSIQHCQAVMSACSYDSILALVCKESSQGKPDLHLFQCDDIKANLIHVDIESAVSDHKGGKVKKRPEVLKMILKSDGTIPPPPGGPAPKPPEAVNQADAKSRVASWSAWTNEQQEHDPQRHYTELDGSPEMSAAQVDRDVQILNHILDDIEHFVTKLQKAAEAFNELSKRKKTKKSKKRGPGEGVLTLRAKPPSQDEFIDCFQKFKHAFNLLGKLKNHIQNPSAVDLVHFLFNPLRLVIQTSGGVDLAKSVIVPLLTREAIDFLHAAGSAEERHLWVTLGDGWTKCRLEWPKDHPFPPHTLCFRDGWEPPVLVSREQDVAQLAERLGAAQNEVQRPVDLLVQDFPGADGNLEAHGRTQRNFAKSRYDFVARNNTELSVMKDEVVEVLDDRKQWWKVRNVTGASGYVPNNILEISRAVDVTGRGEPIYSHTIQLMMPKKEFELFKVNEFVCVCSFVLISCISSVYLPVCVCVCVCVSLIIFWGHICTQKWVKPPKTSF
- the LOC109065339 gene encoding epidermal growth factor receptor kinase substrate 8-like isoform X1; protein product: MQSPDMNGYSGVTAQSSQMNGHRSLSPDVSAKKSGGKALYGTEGMYFLHTSTKHKKKEQRKNYTKNSINSLTETSQYHVEHLTTFVMDRKEAMLTIEDGIRKLRLLDAKGKVWTQDMILQVDGKAVSLIDHDSKNELENFPLGSIQHCQAVMSACSYDSILALVCKESSQGKPDLHLFQCDDIKANLIHVDIESAVSDHKGGKVKKRPEVLKMILKSDGTIPPPPGGPAPKPPEAVNQADAKSRVASWSAWTNEQQEHDPQRHYTELDGSPEMSAAQVDRDVQILNHILDDIEHFVTKLQKAAEAFNELSKRKKTKKSKKRGPGEGVLTLRAKPPSQDEFIDCFQKFKHAFNLLGKLKNHIQNPSAVDLVHFLFNPLRLVIQTSGGVDLAKSVIVPLLTREAIDFLHAAGSAEERHLWVTLGDGWTKCRLEWPKDHPFPPHTLCFRDGWEPPVLVSREQDVAQLAERLGAAQNEVQRPVDQLLVQDFPGADGYGYSNTSYKRLHLLEQDMAVAAFKHAVSRHVDRNLEAHGRTQRNFAKSRYDFVARNNTELSVMKDEVVEVLDDRKQWWKVRNVTGASGYVPNNILEISRAVDVTGRGEPIYSHTIQLMMPKKEFELFKVNEFVCVCSFVLISCISSVYLPVCVCVCVCVSLIIFWGHICTQKWVKPPKTSF
- the LOC109065339 gene encoding epidermal growth factor receptor kinase substrate 8-like isoform X6, translated to MQSPDMNGYSGVTAQSSQMNGHRSLSPDVSAKKSGGKALYEQRKNYTKNSINSLTETSQYHVEHLTTFVMDRKEAMLTIEDGIRKLRLLDAKGKVWTQDMILQVDGKAVSLIDHDSKNELENFPLGSIQHCQAVMSACSYDSILALVCKESSQGKPDLHLFQCDDIKANLIHVDIESAVSDHKGGKVKKRPEVLKMILKSDGTIPPPPGGPAPKPPEAVNQADAKSRVASWSAWTNEQQEHDPQRHYTELDGSPEMSAAQVDRDVQILNHILDDIEHFVTKLQKAAEAFNELSKRKKTKKSKKRGPGEGVLTLRAKPPSQDEFIDCFQKFKHAFNLLGKLKNHIQNPSAVDLVHFLFNPLRLVIQTSGGVDLAKSVIVPLLTREAIDFLHAAGSAEERHLWVTLGDGWTKCRLEWPKDHPFPPHTLCFRDGWEPPVLVSREQDVAQLAERLGAAQNEVQRPVDQLLVQDFPGADGNLEAHGRTQRNFAKSRYDFVARNNTELSVMKDEVVEVLDDRKQWWKVRNVTGASGYVPNNILEISRAVDVTGRGEPIYSHTIQKQRSDYVPKPVVTEAPPTPTPLPPPAPLQIPTPPLPPASTPLPAAQHQDTPPADRQQHNNNSESDGVTMREHQRERTTPANRRKSNMEEVQDELMHRLTLGRSAQKKFQAPSHSSSLPAVNITYDSTPDEVKAWLQLKGFSEVTINSLGVLTGAQLFSLNKDELKTVCPDDGARVYSQITVQKAALERSSGSELQEIMRRRQEKLAAAASDSGVESFDEGSSH
- the LOC109065339 gene encoding epidermal growth factor receptor kinase substrate 8-like isoform X3 yields the protein MQSPDMNGYSGVTAQSSQMNGHRSLSPDVSAKKSGGKALYEQRKNYTKNSINSLTETSQYHVEHLTTFVMDRKEAMLTIEDGIRKLRLLDAKGKVWTQDMILQVDGKAVSLIDHDSKNELENFPLGSIQHCQAVMSACSYDSILALVCKESSQGKPDLHLFQCDDIKANLIHVDIESAVSDHKGGKVKKRPEVLKMILKSDGTIPPPPGGPAPKPPEAVNQADAKSRVASWSAWTNEQQEHDPQRHYTELDGSPEMSAAQVDRDVQILNHILDDIEHFVTKLQKAAEAFNELSKRKKTKKSKKRGPGEGVLTLRAKPPSQDEFIDCFQKFKHAFNLLGKLKNHIQNPSAVDLVHFLFNPLRLVIQTSGGVDLAKSVIVPLLTREAIDFLHAAGSAEERHLWVTLGDGWTKCRLEWPKDHPFPPHTLCFRDGWEPPVLVSREQDVAQLAERLGAAQNEVQRPVDQLLVQDFPGADGYGYSNTSYKRLHLLEQDMAVAAFKHAVSRHVDRNLEAHGRTQRNFAKSRYDFVARNNTELSVMKDEVVEVLDDRKQWWKVRNVTGASGYVPNNILEISRAVDVTGRGEPIYSHTIQLMMPKKEFELFKVNEFVCVCSFVLISCISSVYLPVCVCVCVCVSLIIFWGHICTQKWVKPPKTSF